One genomic segment of Musa acuminata AAA Group cultivar baxijiao chromosome BXJ3-3, Cavendish_Baxijiao_AAA, whole genome shotgun sequence includes these proteins:
- the LOC135632475 gene encoding CEN-like protein 2 produces MSRLIDPLVVGRVIGEVLDSFNPSVKMLVTYNSNKLVFNGHELYPSAVTSKPRVEVQGGDMRSFFTLVMADPDAPGPSDPYLREHLHWIVTDIPGTTDASFGREMVSYESPRPNIGIHRFVFVLFKQQRRQAVSPPSSRDYFSTRRFAEENDLGLPVAAVFFNSQRETAARRR; encoded by the exons ATGTCCAGGTTGATAGATCCTCTAGTTGTTGGGAGGGTGATTGGAGAAGTCCTGGACTCCTTCAACCCCAGCGTGAAGATGTTGGTCACATACAACTCCAACAAGCTGGTTTTCAATGGCCATGAACTCTACCCCTCTGCAGTCACGTCAAAGCCTAGAGTCGAGGTCCAGGGTGGCGACATGAGGTCCTTCTTCACACTG GTCATGGCAGATCCAGATGCACCAGGGCCAAGCGATCCATATCTCAGGGAACACCTGCATTG GATCGTGACTGACATCCCAGGCACCACGGATGCTTCTTTCG GAAGGGAGATGGTGAGCTACGAAAGCCCACGTCCAAACATCGGCATCCACAGGTTCGTCTTTGTTCTCTTCAAGCAACAGCGACGGCAGGCCGTGTCGCCGCCGTCCTCCAGGGATTACTTCAGCACGCGCCGGTTCGCGGAGGAGAACGACCTCGGCCTCCCGGTCGCCGCCGTCTTCTTCAACTCTCAGAGGGAGACAGCTGCCCGGAGGCGTTGA